A window of Notolabrus celidotus isolate fNotCel1 chromosome 11, fNotCel1.pri, whole genome shotgun sequence contains these coding sequences:
- the sp5l gene encoding sp5 transcription factor-like: MAALAIQRTDNFLHTFLQDRTPSSSPEGAPNALSFLATTCSQAWQVGGPMGSEGSQFPYEGTVSSTSGMFQLWSNDITPNTALSTHQMTFTVPKVQFPGHMQPSLSHHHHHHHPHHHHHHELPLTPPAEPPSSYSFELSPVKVLSSQSQANSAYYPQHNSVGQNFPSFLQNSSTRHHLSGGHVEEPQQWWSLPQTNATPSNHPFSLGRQLVLGHQPQIAALLQGTSKGLLSSTRRCRRCKCPNCQANGGGLEFGKKRLHICHIPECGKVYKKTSHLKAHLRWHAGERPFICNWLFCGKSFTRSDELQRHLRTHTGEKRFGCQQCGKRFMRSDHLSKHVKTHQSRKSRSGPPSQSTDPLLANIKRE, from the exons ATGGCTGCGCTGGCGATTCAAAGGACTGACAACTTTTTGCACACCTTTTTACAG GACAGGACGCCCAGCTCTTCCCCAGAGGGAGCACCCAACGCCCTCTCCTTCCTGGCCACCACCTGTAGCCAGGCCTGGCAAGTTGGAGGCCCCATGGGCTCAGAAGGCTCCCAGTTCCCGTATGAGGGCACCGTCAGCTCCACGTCAGGAATGTTCCAGCTGTGGAGCAACGACATAACACCCAACACGGCCCTTAGTACCCACCAGATGACCTTCACTGTGCCCAAGGTGCAGTTCCCCGGACACATGCAGCCCAGCCTGAgtcaccaccaccatcatcatcacccccatcaccaccaccaccacgagCTGCCTCTCACCCCTCCGGCTGAGCCTCCTTCTTCGTACTCCTTCGAACTCTCACCCGTCAAAGTTTTGTCCTCCCAGTCGCAGGCAAACAGTGCATATTATCCTCAGCACAACAGTGTGGGACAAAACTTCCCAAGCTTCCTCCAGAACTCCTCCACCAGGCATCATCTGTCTGGAGGCCATGTAGAGGAACCACAGCAGTGGTGGAGCCTCCCCCAAACCAACGCCACCCCTTCCAACCACCCTTTTTCCTTAGGTAGGCAGCTGGTTTTGGGGCACCAACCTCAAATAGCTGCTCTTCTCCAGGGCACCTCCAAGGGCCTGCTGAGCTCCACACGCCGCTGCCGCCGCTGCAAGTGCCCCAACTGCCAGGCCAATGGCGGGGGGTTAGAGTTTGGAAAGAAGAGACTGCACATCTGTCACATCCCAGAGTGTGGCAAAGTGTACAAGAAGACTTCTCACCTGAAGGCGCATCTGCGGTGGCACGCCGGGGAGAGGCCCTTCATCTGTAATTGGCTCTTCTGTGGTAAGAGCTTCACCCGCTCAGACGAGCTGCAGCGGCACCTTCGCACGCACACTGGGGAGAAGCGCTTTGGGTGCCAGCAGTGTGGGAAGAGGTTCATGAGGAGCGACCACCTTTCCAAACACGTCAAGACCCATCAGAGCAGAAAGAGCCGGTCAGGGCCACCATCACAGAGCACGGACCCTCTGCTTGCAAATATCAAGAGAGAGTAA